A portion of the Parasteatoda tepidariorum isolate YZ-2023 chromosome 5, CAS_Ptep_4.0, whole genome shotgun sequence genome contains these proteins:
- the LOC107446942 gene encoding 8.6 kDa transglutaminase substrate-like gives MKPLSLCITAVTILGAMIVNTEALSQPVCDECDPQSCPETSCECGTVKDGCNCCDLCSLCEGDSCRIFAGDACAQGLHCGHPPGTSFADRYNNPGTCVLNDS, from the exons ATGAAACCACTTTCTTTGTGCATAACTGCAGTCACAATATTAGGAGCAAT gattgTTAACACAGAGGCGCTCTCTCAGCCAGTTTGTGATGAATGTGATCCTCAGAGTTGTCCCGAAACATCCTGTGAATGTGGCACAGTTAAGGATGGTTGCAACTGCTGTGATTTATGTAGTTTG TGTGAAGGTGATTCTTGCAGAATATTTGCTGGCGATGCATGTGCTCAAGGCTTACACTGTGGACATCCCCCTGGTACAAGTTTTGCTGACAGATATAATAATCCAGGAACATGTGTTCTCAACGATtcttaa